Proteins encoded in a region of the Mercenaria mercenaria strain notata chromosome 1, MADL_Memer_1, whole genome shotgun sequence genome:
- the LOC123538664 gene encoding uncharacterized protein LOC123538664 isoform X4, whose protein sequence is MQLRTQKLPVEDEDIRDLFDPFSYNRTEHSMVEPLFVPKVEACFSFSMKQDENFKGKEICPDEDAGIDEGTTQMVTDNYILASDECTDNPESSLDNKDEVIFNLIFWHKPYKILIIREIEKKEDAFKQVEIRRKDTGWKGNTSQETKPHHAKSDVPSTINYALAVVLLLTNGRPLVVKPSKKAFLLIVSILFALRPVAATPVQQNHETPGLYEYKLLHTSTCNYADFIRSGTCKRNEAMMDIYIRYCGFADICDSGFKPICVYTADGEMLHICSPKSLVCPKGDWRRVSRKATDSSVVIVQEEKCPKGRYQPYESDCYEACTARHDDIKDLPVQYAIYSKGDNVSPPMIYCDFKRGFYSLDGKFLQKYDEEIRYQPLECTTVTDQNPCSRGLYPIPRQKLIPVKRS, encoded by the exons ATGCAGTTGCGAACTCAAAAATTGCCTGTGGAAGACGAGGACATTCGGGACTTGTTTGACCCTTTTAGCTACAACAGAACTGAACATAGTATGGTTGAACCACTCTTTGTCCCTAAAGTTGAagcctgtttttcattttccatgaaacaggatgaaaattttaaag gaaaggAAATTTGTCCGGACGAAGATGCAGGTATAGACGAAGGTACAACTCAAATGGTGACGGATAATTATATACTTGCATCTGACGAGTGCACCGACAATCCTGAAAGCAGTTTAGACAACAAAGATGaggttatttttaatttaattttctggCACAAACCGTACAAAATCCTGATTATACGAGAAATTGAAAAG AAAGAAGACGCATTCAAACAAGTGGAAATCAGAAGAAAAGATACAGGATGGAAAGGAAACACCAGTCAGGAAACAAAACCGCATCATGCGAAGTCTGACGTGCCCAGCACCATTAATTATGCTCTTGCAGTTGTTTTACTGTTGACGAATGGAAGGCCCCTTGTAGTGAAACCATCCAAAAAG GCGTTTCTTCTCATCGTTTCGATATTGTTCGCACTAAGACCAGTGGCTGCAACTCCAGTCCAACAAAACCACGAAACGCCTGGCTTATATGAATATAAACTGCTACATACATCAACCTGTAACTACGCAGACTTTATTAGATCCGGAACATGCAAACGGAATGAAGCAATGATGGATATTTACATTCGTTACTGCGGGTTTGCCGATATTTGTGATTCCGGATTCAAGCCTATTTGTGTATACACTGCTGATGGTGAAATGCTTCATATTTGCTCACCAAAGAGCCTAGTGTGCCCAAAAG GGGATTGGAGAAGGGTCTCCCGTAAAGCTACAGATTCCAGTGTAGTTATAGTGCAGGAAGAAAAATGTCCGAAGGGAAGATATCAGCCATACGAATCGGACTGTTATGAAGCATGCACAGCCAGACATGATGACATCAAAGACTTGCCCGTACAATATGCGATATATTCCAAGGGAGACAATGTATCTCCGCCAATGATATATTGTGATTTCAAAAGGGGATTTTACAGCCTGGATGGCAAGTTTCTTCAGAAGTATGACGAAGAAATCAGATACCAACCCCTAGAATGTACAACTGTCACTGATCAGAACCCATGTTCTAGAGGACTGTACCCTATTCCGA GGCAGAAACTGATTCCAGTAAAGAGGAGTTGA
- the LOC123538664 gene encoding uncharacterized protein LOC123538664 isoform X3, which produces MQLRTQKLPVEDEDIRDLFDPFSYNRTEHSMVEPLFVPKVEACFSFSMKQDENFKGKEICPDEDAGIDEGTTQMVTDNYILASDECTDNPESSLDNKDEVIFNLIFWHKPYKILIIREIEKKEDAFKQVEIRRKDTGWKGNTSQETKPHHAKSDVPSTINYALAVVLLLTNGRPLVVKPSKKAFLLIVSILFALRPVAATPVQQNHETPGLYEYKLLHTSTCNYADFIRSGTCKRNEAMMDIYIRYCGFADICDSGFKPICVYTADGEMLHICSPKSLVCPKGDWRRVSRKATDSSVVIVQEEKCPKGRYQPYESDCYEACTARHDDIKDLPVQYAIYSKGDNVSPPMIYCDFKRGFYSLDGKFLQKYDEEIRYQPLECTTVTDQNPCSRGLYPIPNGTCLFPCEKGFERDVHDDFKCKEIKWAETDSSKEELNPKDNGPEIYTGKSHFWPHNWSHYHPKRTLNWYDIYTRLQI; this is translated from the exons ATGCAGTTGCGAACTCAAAAATTGCCTGTGGAAGACGAGGACATTCGGGACTTGTTTGACCCTTTTAGCTACAACAGAACTGAACATAGTATGGTTGAACCACTCTTTGTCCCTAAAGTTGAagcctgtttttcattttccatgaaacaggatgaaaattttaaag gaaaggAAATTTGTCCGGACGAAGATGCAGGTATAGACGAAGGTACAACTCAAATGGTGACGGATAATTATATACTTGCATCTGACGAGTGCACCGACAATCCTGAAAGCAGTTTAGACAACAAAGATGaggttatttttaatttaattttctggCACAAACCGTACAAAATCCTGATTATACGAGAAATTGAAAAG AAAGAAGACGCATTCAAACAAGTGGAAATCAGAAGAAAAGATACAGGATGGAAAGGAAACACCAGTCAGGAAACAAAACCGCATCATGCGAAGTCTGACGTGCCCAGCACCATTAATTATGCTCTTGCAGTTGTTTTACTGTTGACGAATGGAAGGCCCCTTGTAGTGAAACCATCCAAAAAG GCGTTTCTTCTCATCGTTTCGATATTGTTCGCACTAAGACCAGTGGCTGCAACTCCAGTCCAACAAAACCACGAAACGCCTGGCTTATATGAATATAAACTGCTACATACATCAACCTGTAACTACGCAGACTTTATTAGATCCGGAACATGCAAACGGAATGAAGCAATGATGGATATTTACATTCGTTACTGCGGGTTTGCCGATATTTGTGATTCCGGATTCAAGCCTATTTGTGTATACACTGCTGATGGTGAAATGCTTCATATTTGCTCACCAAAGAGCCTAGTGTGCCCAAAAG GGGATTGGAGAAGGGTCTCCCGTAAAGCTACAGATTCCAGTGTAGTTATAGTGCAGGAAGAAAAATGTCCGAAGGGAAGATATCAGCCATACGAATCGGACTGTTATGAAGCATGCACAGCCAGACATGATGACATCAAAGACTTGCCCGTACAATATGCGATATATTCCAAGGGAGACAATGTATCTCCGCCAATGATATATTGTGATTTCAAAAGGGGATTTTACAGCCTGGATGGCAAGTTTCTTCAGAAGTATGACGAAGAAATCAGATACCAACCCCTAGAATGTACAACTGTCACTGATCAGAACCCATGTTCTAGAGGACTGTACCCTATTCCGA ATGGGACATGTCTTTTTCCATGTGAAAAAGGTTTTGAGCGTGACGTCCAtgatgactttaaatgtaaagaaataaaatg GGCAGAAACTGATTCCAGTAAAGAGGAGTTGAATCCGAAAGACAATG GACCAGAAATTTACACGGGGAAATCtcatttttggccacacaattGGTCCCATTACCATCCTAAGAGAACTTTAAACTGGTATGACATTTACACCCGGTTACAGATTTGA
- the LOC123538664 gene encoding uncharacterized protein LOC123538664 isoform X2, with protein sequence MQLRTQKLPVEDEDIRDLFDPFSYNRTEHSMVEPLFVPKVEACFSFSMKQDENFKGKEICPDEDAGIDEGTTQMVTDNYILASDECTDNPESSLDNKDEKEDAFKQVEIRRKDTGWKGNTSQETKPHHAKSDVPSTINYALAVVLLLTNGRPLVVKPSKKAFLLIVSILFALRPVAATPVQQNHETPGLYEYKLLHTSTCNYADFIRSGTCKRNEAMMDIYIRYCGFADICDSGFKPICVYTADGEMLHICSPKSLVCPKGDWRRVSRKATDSSVVIVQEEKCPKGRYQPYESDCYEACTARHDDIKDLPVQYAIYSKGDNVSPPMIYCDFKRGFYSLDGKFLQKYDEEIRYQPLECTTVTDQNPCSRGLYPIPNGTCLFPCEKGFERDVHDDFKCKEIKWAETDSSKEELNPKDNDSSQKAEEVTEISELNRTSQLMNETKTEDNRASNDSHVTIVIVFVFAALLLAIVGLAFVLLEH encoded by the exons ATGCAGTTGCGAACTCAAAAATTGCCTGTGGAAGACGAGGACATTCGGGACTTGTTTGACCCTTTTAGCTACAACAGAACTGAACATAGTATGGTTGAACCACTCTTTGTCCCTAAAGTTGAagcctgtttttcattttccatgaaacaggatgaaaattttaaag gaaaggAAATTTGTCCGGACGAAGATGCAGGTATAGACGAAGGTACAACTCAAATGGTGACGGATAATTATATACTTGCATCTGACGAGTGCACCGACAATCCTGAAAGCAGTTTAGACAACAAAGATGag AAAGAAGACGCATTCAAACAAGTGGAAATCAGAAGAAAAGATACAGGATGGAAAGGAAACACCAGTCAGGAAACAAAACCGCATCATGCGAAGTCTGACGTGCCCAGCACCATTAATTATGCTCTTGCAGTTGTTTTACTGTTGACGAATGGAAGGCCCCTTGTAGTGAAACCATCCAAAAAG GCGTTTCTTCTCATCGTTTCGATATTGTTCGCACTAAGACCAGTGGCTGCAACTCCAGTCCAACAAAACCACGAAACGCCTGGCTTATATGAATATAAACTGCTACATACATCAACCTGTAACTACGCAGACTTTATTAGATCCGGAACATGCAAACGGAATGAAGCAATGATGGATATTTACATTCGTTACTGCGGGTTTGCCGATATTTGTGATTCCGGATTCAAGCCTATTTGTGTATACACTGCTGATGGTGAAATGCTTCATATTTGCTCACCAAAGAGCCTAGTGTGCCCAAAAG GGGATTGGAGAAGGGTCTCCCGTAAAGCTACAGATTCCAGTGTAGTTATAGTGCAGGAAGAAAAATGTCCGAAGGGAAGATATCAGCCATACGAATCGGACTGTTATGAAGCATGCACAGCCAGACATGATGACATCAAAGACTTGCCCGTACAATATGCGATATATTCCAAGGGAGACAATGTATCTCCGCCAATGATATATTGTGATTTCAAAAGGGGATTTTACAGCCTGGATGGCAAGTTTCTTCAGAAGTATGACGAAGAAATCAGATACCAACCCCTAGAATGTACAACTGTCACTGATCAGAACCCATGTTCTAGAGGACTGTACCCTATTCCGA ATGGGACATGTCTTTTTCCATGTGAAAAAGGTTTTGAGCGTGACGTCCAtgatgactttaaatgtaaagaaataaaatg GGCAGAAACTGATTCCAGTAAAGAGGAGTTGAATCCGAAAGACAATG ATTCCAGTCAGAAAGCAGAGGAAGTAACCGAGATAAGCGAACTTAACAGAACTTCACAG CTGATGAATGAAACCAAAACGGAGGACAATCGAGCTTCGAATGATTCGCACGTCACTATAGTAATAG TCTTTGTATTCGCTGCTTTACTACTTGCCATCGTTGGACTGGCCTTTGTACTTCTAGAACACTAA
- the LOC123538664 gene encoding uncharacterized protein LOC123538664 isoform X1, protein MQLRTQKLPVEDEDIRDLFDPFSYNRTEHSMVEPLFVPKVEACFSFSMKQDENFKGKEICPDEDAGIDEGTTQMVTDNYILASDECTDNPESSLDNKDEVIFNLIFWHKPYKILIIREIEKKEDAFKQVEIRRKDTGWKGNTSQETKPHHAKSDVPSTINYALAVVLLLTNGRPLVVKPSKKAFLLIVSILFALRPVAATPVQQNHETPGLYEYKLLHTSTCNYADFIRSGTCKRNEAMMDIYIRYCGFADICDSGFKPICVYTADGEMLHICSPKSLVCPKGDWRRVSRKATDSSVVIVQEEKCPKGRYQPYESDCYEACTARHDDIKDLPVQYAIYSKGDNVSPPMIYCDFKRGFYSLDGKFLQKYDEEIRYQPLECTTVTDQNPCSRGLYPIPNGTCLFPCEKGFERDVHDDFKCKEIKWAETDSSKEELNPKDNDSSQKAEEVTEISELNRTSQLMNETKTEDNRASNDSHVTIVIVFVFAALLLAIVGLAFVLLEH, encoded by the exons ATGCAGTTGCGAACTCAAAAATTGCCTGTGGAAGACGAGGACATTCGGGACTTGTTTGACCCTTTTAGCTACAACAGAACTGAACATAGTATGGTTGAACCACTCTTTGTCCCTAAAGTTGAagcctgtttttcattttccatgaaacaggatgaaaattttaaag gaaaggAAATTTGTCCGGACGAAGATGCAGGTATAGACGAAGGTACAACTCAAATGGTGACGGATAATTATATACTTGCATCTGACGAGTGCACCGACAATCCTGAAAGCAGTTTAGACAACAAAGATGaggttatttttaatttaattttctggCACAAACCGTACAAAATCCTGATTATACGAGAAATTGAAAAG AAAGAAGACGCATTCAAACAAGTGGAAATCAGAAGAAAAGATACAGGATGGAAAGGAAACACCAGTCAGGAAACAAAACCGCATCATGCGAAGTCTGACGTGCCCAGCACCATTAATTATGCTCTTGCAGTTGTTTTACTGTTGACGAATGGAAGGCCCCTTGTAGTGAAACCATCCAAAAAG GCGTTTCTTCTCATCGTTTCGATATTGTTCGCACTAAGACCAGTGGCTGCAACTCCAGTCCAACAAAACCACGAAACGCCTGGCTTATATGAATATAAACTGCTACATACATCAACCTGTAACTACGCAGACTTTATTAGATCCGGAACATGCAAACGGAATGAAGCAATGATGGATATTTACATTCGTTACTGCGGGTTTGCCGATATTTGTGATTCCGGATTCAAGCCTATTTGTGTATACACTGCTGATGGTGAAATGCTTCATATTTGCTCACCAAAGAGCCTAGTGTGCCCAAAAG GGGATTGGAGAAGGGTCTCCCGTAAAGCTACAGATTCCAGTGTAGTTATAGTGCAGGAAGAAAAATGTCCGAAGGGAAGATATCAGCCATACGAATCGGACTGTTATGAAGCATGCACAGCCAGACATGATGACATCAAAGACTTGCCCGTACAATATGCGATATATTCCAAGGGAGACAATGTATCTCCGCCAATGATATATTGTGATTTCAAAAGGGGATTTTACAGCCTGGATGGCAAGTTTCTTCAGAAGTATGACGAAGAAATCAGATACCAACCCCTAGAATGTACAACTGTCACTGATCAGAACCCATGTTCTAGAGGACTGTACCCTATTCCGA ATGGGACATGTCTTTTTCCATGTGAAAAAGGTTTTGAGCGTGACGTCCAtgatgactttaaatgtaaagaaataaaatg GGCAGAAACTGATTCCAGTAAAGAGGAGTTGAATCCGAAAGACAATG ATTCCAGTCAGAAAGCAGAGGAAGTAACCGAGATAAGCGAACTTAACAGAACTTCACAG CTGATGAATGAAACCAAAACGGAGGACAATCGAGCTTCGAATGATTCGCACGTCACTATAGTAATAG TCTTTGTATTCGCTGCTTTACTACTTGCCATCGTTGGACTGGCCTTTGTACTTCTAGAACACTAA